In Luteibaculum oceani, one DNA window encodes the following:
- a CDS encoding VOC family protein has product MKTNAASLSLSGITEVCLYSSDLSLSKEFYCDKLGFRLISESESHLFFKVENQVLLIFDPDKSKEQDQLPAHFAHGNQHIAFEVYPGEYEVWKEKLKNLGIEIIKEQFWGKSKLRSFYFCDPDSHVLEILEGNIWASL; this is encoded by the coding sequence ATGAAGACTAATGCTGCATCCCTTTCCCTCTCTGGCATTACCGAGGTTTGTTTGTATTCATCGGACCTAAGTCTTTCCAAGGAGTTTTACTGCGATAAACTTGGGTTTCGACTAATCTCGGAATCCGAAAGTCATTTATTTTTTAAAGTAGAAAACCAGGTTCTTTTAATTTTCGATCCAGATAAAAGTAAAGAGCAAGATCAGCTACCTGCCCATTTTGCGCATGGAAATCAACACATAGCATTTGAGGTTTACCCGGGAGAATACGAGGTATGGAAAGAAAAACTCAAAAATCTGGGAATAGAAATAATTAAAGAGCAGTTTTGGGGTAAAAGCAAGCTACGGTCTTTTTATTTTTGCGATCCAGATTCACATGTTCTCGAAATTTTAGAAGGGAATATCTGGGCGTCGCTCTAA
- a CDS encoding lysophospholipid acyltransferase family protein, giving the protein MVGILSLLYKAYFFLLFTVTLVLFYPFFWVTLVPENKNFRLAFQLKRIWARVLFYGSFNRVRVEGAFPQGQGPFIITPNHSSYFDIIVSYVVFTEPFLFMGKAELLKWPLFNIFFKYMDIAVFRQDPVKAARSMVKARVSVREGNSLVIFPEGTISKIAPRLRGFKPGAFKIAADTNSPIVPVTFVGNHKVINVNSWTALSRPGKVKVCIHDSISPKSFEKEELRELSEAIKHKIESKLYGS; this is encoded by the coding sequence ATGGTCGGAATTCTATCACTTCTTTACAAGGCTTATTTTTTCCTCCTTTTTACGGTTACTCTTGTTTTATTTTATCCGTTTTTTTGGGTTACTCTGGTTCCTGAAAACAAAAATTTTCGTCTGGCATTTCAACTTAAGAGAATTTGGGCTCGGGTTCTTTTTTACGGTAGCTTTAATAGAGTTAGGGTAGAAGGTGCGTTTCCACAAGGGCAGGGGCCATTTATTATAACGCCCAACCACAGCTCCTACTTCGATATAATAGTATCCTACGTTGTTTTTACAGAACCTTTTCTTTTTATGGGAAAAGCCGAGCTTTTAAAGTGGCCTTTGTTTAATATCTTTTTTAAATACATGGATATTGCTGTCTTCCGTCAAGACCCGGTTAAGGCCGCTCGGTCTATGGTTAAGGCACGGGTTTCGGTACGAGAGGGCAACTCCTTGGTGATATTCCCCGAAGGAACCATAAGCAAAATTGCACCTCGATTAAGGGGGTTCAAACCGGGTGCTTTTAAAATTGCAGCGGACACCAATTCACCTATTGTTCCAGTTACATTTGTTGGAAACCATAAGGTTATTAACGTAAATTCGTGGACTGCTTTATCAAGGCCTGGAAAAGTTAAGGTTTGCATTCACGATAGTATATCGCCGAAATCCTTCGAAAAGGAGGAACTGCGGGAGCTTTCCGAAGCCATTAAGCACAAAATAGAATCTAAGTTGTATGGAAGTTAA